From the Dehalococcoidia bacterium genome, one window contains:
- a CDS encoding amidase has translation MAVSDLAFLSVARLSELLRERQVSPVEVTRAALDRIAQVDSRLNAYLLVMEREALSAARTAEAEIRAGHYKGPLHGVPFALKDLFQTAGVRTTAGSRVLAQFVPDRDATVVSRLREAGAVLLGKLGMHEFAFGVTNVNPHYGTTHNPWDTERITGGSSGGSGAALAAGLCAFSLGSDTGGSVRIPAALCGVVGLKPTYGRVSRHGVLPLAWSVDHVGPMARSALDAALVLQAIAGRDPRDDTSSDMPVPDYASALRADVRGLRIGVPWHFVLGDVAPEVLTSFNSALDILTGLGASVTDVILPRLRLARALFSSIVLPEAFSIHERHLKSRADEYGPDVRARLEAGMLLPASQYLRAQRIRGLLQDDFQAALAQVDIIATPTCPTAAPRIGEETVNIGERQESVTDILTHFTRPVNLVGLPAVSTLSGFTPSGLPVGLQLIAKAFDEATVLRVAHAYEQATAWRERRPPA, from the coding sequence GTGGCCGTCTCCGACCTTGCATTCCTGAGCGTCGCGCGCCTCTCCGAGCTGCTGCGCGAGCGCCAGGTCTCGCCCGTGGAGGTCACCCGCGCCGCGCTCGACCGCATCGCGCAGGTGGACTCGCGTCTGAACGCCTACCTGCTGGTGATGGAGCGCGAGGCCCTCTCGGCCGCCCGGACGGCGGAGGCGGAGATACGCGCGGGCCACTACAAAGGCCCGTTGCACGGCGTCCCCTTCGCCCTCAAAGACCTCTTCCAGACTGCGGGCGTACGCACAACCGCTGGCTCCCGGGTCCTAGCGCAGTTCGTGCCTGACAGAGACGCCACCGTCGTCTCCCGTCTGCGGGAGGCGGGCGCTGTGCTGCTGGGCAAGCTTGGCATGCACGAGTTCGCCTTCGGCGTCACCAACGTCAATCCTCACTACGGAACGACGCACAACCCGTGGGACACCGAGCGCATTACCGGCGGCTCCAGCGGCGGCTCCGGCGCCGCCCTGGCCGCGGGCCTGTGTGCCTTCTCTCTGGGGTCGGACACCGGCGGCTCGGTGCGCATTCCCGCGGCGCTCTGCGGCGTGGTGGGTCTCAAGCCGACCTACGGGCGCGTCAGCCGCCACGGCGTCCTGCCCCTCGCATGGTCCGTGGACCATGTCGGCCCCATGGCCCGGAGCGCGCTGGACGCGGCGCTCGTCCTCCAGGCCATCGCCGGACGCGACCCGCGGGACGACACATCCAGCGACATGCCCGTGCCCGACTACGCCTCCGCCCTTCGTGCCGACGTGCGCGGCCTGCGTATCGGCGTGCCCTGGCACTTCGTGCTGGGAGACGTCGCGCCGGAGGTCCTGACCTCTTTCAACTCCGCCCTGGACATCCTCACAGGACTGGGCGCGTCGGTCACCGACGTTATCCTGCCCCGCCTCCGGCTGGCCAGAGCGCTCTTCTCCTCCATCGTCCTGCCAGAGGCCTTCTCCATCCACGAGCGCCACCTGAAGTCTCGCGCGGACGAGTACGGGCCGGACGTCCGCGCCCGGCTGGAGGCAGGGATGTTGCTGCCCGCCTCCCAGTACCTGCGGGCACAGCGCATCCGCGGACTGCTGCAGGACGATTTCCAAGCGGCGCTGGCGCAGGTGGACATCATCGCGACGCCGACGTGTCCGACCGCGGCGCCACGCATCGGCGAGGAGACGGTGAACATCGGGGAGCGACAGGAGAGCGTCACGGACATCCTGACCCACTTCACCCGGCCGGTCAACCTTGTCGGCCTGCCCGCTGTCAGCACACTCTCCGGCTTTACGCCCTCGGGGCTTCCAGTCGGGCTGCAGCTTATCGCCAAGGCGTTCGACGAGGCGACTGTCCTGCGCGTGGCGCATGCTTATGAGCAGGCGACTGCGTGGCGTGAGCGGCGCCCGCCCGCGTGA
- a CDS encoding TraR/DksA C4-type zinc finger protein, which produces MAAVKREPPKKAASAGPTIVPLKVLANLRKAMQEERGRLRRQEAGLEQEIKELHESGAEENGFGSHPADVSGDTYMEETEVSLLANTQRTLGLIEQALERMGRGTYGLCVDCGAAIPLERLQARPYAARCVSCQATFDRKQHAKTAG; this is translated from the coding sequence ATGGCGGCCGTGAAACGGGAGCCACCCAAGAAGGCGGCAAGCGCCGGTCCAACCATCGTCCCCCTCAAGGTGCTGGCGAATCTGCGGAAGGCGATGCAGGAGGAGCGGGGCAGGCTGCGCCGTCAGGAGGCCGGGTTGGAGCAGGAAATCAAGGAGCTCCATGAGAGCGGGGCAGAGGAGAACGGTTTCGGCAGCCATCCGGCTGATGTGAGCGGCGATACGTATATGGAGGAGACCGAGGTGTCTCTTCTGGCGAACACACAGCGTACGCTTGGCCTGATCGAGCAAGCCCTCGAACGCATGGGGCGCGGGACCTACGGCCTATGCGTTGACTGTGGAGCAGCTATCCCGCTGGAGCGTCTGCAGGCCCGCCCGTACGCGGCCCGCTGCGTGTCCTGCCAGGCGACGTTCGACCGCAAGCAGCACGCCAAGACTGCCGGCTAG
- a CDS encoding universal stress protein: MYKAILVPMDGSATAEAALDHAVKFAQAFRSTLVLFYVVPTSGVSSSPLTVEEKARIAEVDQYLKQYKEKLTKAGLKDVNWAVTSGDPAEEIIRYADRCSADLVVMGTHGRSEAFQWLFGSVASKVLQSLGIPVVILRPKAAVKPLPSSKK; the protein is encoded by the coding sequence ATGTATAAAGCAATCCTCGTGCCCATGGACGGCTCTGCTACAGCAGAGGCGGCTTTGGACCATGCCGTAAAATTCGCCCAAGCTTTCCGGTCCACACTCGTTCTGTTCTATGTAGTGCCCACGTCCGGCGTTTCCTCTTCACCTCTGACGGTAGAGGAGAAGGCCCGCATCGCCGAGGTGGACCAGTACCTGAAGCAGTACAAGGAAAAGCTCACCAAGGCCGGTCTCAAAGACGTGAACTGGGCGGTGACCTCCGGCGACCCCGCGGAGGAGATCATTCGGTACGCTGATCGGTGCAGCGCTGATCTCGTCGTCATGGGCACACATGGACGCTCCGAGGCATTCCAGTGGCTGTTCGGCAGCGTCGCCTCCAAGGTGCTCCAGAGCCTTGGCATTCCCGTGGTCATTCTGCGGCCCAAGGCGGCGGTAAAGCCGCTTCCGTCCTCCAAAAAGTAG
- a CDS encoding NAD(+)/NADH kinase has product MKQGRKIGILYHPHRPRAKTLAEELARRVGTAEGDAWLCPVGGEDIPRRHIEETRILIAVGGDGTILRAAHITLPYGIPIVGVNLGNLGFLAELRPEEAMERLPGLLAGGGRVEERTMLRVELSPSVDSAATRRAAYVDGAFHALNDVVVGRGAILRVIYVDAEIDGAPFVTYKGDGVMVATATGSTGYAWATGGPLLYPLSHSLILKPISPHLSMDTPVVLPSATVVRLRVRSEHQAVLSIDGQVDVPLKGDEVIQVSASPYVTRFLRSNPPGHFYTALQRWIGWKGQNNE; this is encoded by the coding sequence GTGAAGCAGGGACGAAAGATCGGCATTCTGTACCACCCCCATCGCCCGCGGGCCAAGACGCTGGCGGAGGAGCTTGCCCGGCGCGTCGGTACCGCCGAAGGGGATGCATGGCTGTGTCCTGTGGGGGGAGAAGACATCCCGCGCAGGCACATCGAAGAAACGCGCATCCTGATCGCCGTGGGCGGCGACGGGACCATCCTCCGGGCAGCCCACATCACCCTGCCCTATGGGATACCCATCGTGGGTGTGAACCTGGGGAACCTGGGCTTCCTGGCGGAGCTGCGGCCTGAGGAGGCGATGGAGCGCCTGCCAGGCCTGCTGGCTGGCGGCGGACGCGTCGAGGAGCGGACGATGCTCCGCGTTGAGCTCTCGCCGTCGGTGGACTCAGCGGCGACACGCCGCGCGGCCTACGTGGACGGCGCGTTCCATGCGCTGAACGATGTGGTGGTCGGCCGCGGCGCCATCCTGCGGGTCATCTACGTGGACGCGGAGATTGACGGCGCGCCCTTTGTGACGTACAAAGGGGACGGCGTCATGGTGGCGACGGCCACGGGAAGCACGGGCTACGCCTGGGCCACGGGCGGCCCGCTGCTGTACCCGCTCTCACACTCGCTTATTCTCAAACCCATCTCGCCGCACCTCTCGATGGACACCCCCGTCGTTCTGCCCTCGGCGACGGTGGTCCGCCTGCGGGTGCGCTCGGAGCACCAGGCGGTGCTGAGCATTGACGGACAGGTGGATGTTCCCCTCAAGGGGGACGAGGTCATCCAGGTCTCCGCCAGCCCGTATGTGACGCGCTTCCTGCGGAGCAATCCACCGGGCCATTTCTACACGGCCCTGCAACGGTGGATAGGCTGGAAGGGCCAGAACAACGAGTAG
- the topA gene encoding type I DNA topoisomerase has protein sequence MPKDLVIVESPAKAITLARFLGPKYVVRASKGHVRDLPKFGLGVDVKDDFAPRYEVVKEKREVVKDLKKEATAASTVYLATDPDREGEAISWHIVEAAGLGKMTLQRVVFHEITEEAVKEAFRHPRAIDKRLVDAQQARRVLDRLVGYKLSPLLWHKIKKGLSAGRVQSAALRMVVDREREIQKFVRVEYWTIEALFAKRDGVAAKQSFAAQLHSRAGEEKRIQIPDQRTADLLKADMEGAAFAVKQVHKKEIQRRPAAPYTTSTLQQEASRRLGYSAQRTMALAQQLYEGLPMGGEGPVGLITYMRTDSVHVAASAKEETRHYIREKFGQDYLPPHARVYTAKSKLAQEAHEAIRPTSAFREPAKLRHFLTREQLALYDLIWKRMVASQMANALVDQTSVDIDAAGRSGAHYMLRASGSKVRFPGFLTLYTESRDDDAKDDEGKQPLPELKAHDPLDCKGITPEQHFTEPPPRFTEATLIKALEENGIGRPSTYAPIIVTLTGREYVKKLEGRLHPQELGLMVSDLLTTNFPEIVDLGFTAQMEDELDDVARGKRKWASVLHDFYGPFEQDLKKAHVDIPDEAQGQKCEKCERPMMVKVGRYGRFLSCSGYPECKNARPIQGTAPVAAPEPTDEVCEKCSRPMVIKAGRYGRFLSCSGYPECKNARPIQAKTGAKCPKCGGDILERRAKRAKKTKRGGSNVFYGCSNYPKCDFTLSRRPLTQPCPTCGGLLAPSGQKAARCTKCDYKGPLPAAEPEPVTTAS, from the coding sequence ATGCCAAAAGACCTGGTCATTGTGGAGTCACCCGCCAAGGCGATTACTTTGGCCCGTTTTCTGGGCCCCAAATATGTGGTCAGGGCGTCCAAGGGCCACGTGCGGGACCTTCCCAAGTTCGGCCTCGGCGTTGACGTCAAGGACGACTTCGCGCCCCGCTACGAGGTCGTCAAGGAGAAGCGCGAGGTCGTCAAGGACCTGAAGAAAGAGGCGACCGCAGCCTCGACCGTGTACCTCGCCACCGACCCGGACAGAGAGGGCGAGGCCATCTCGTGGCACATCGTCGAAGCCGCGGGCCTCGGCAAGATGACGCTCCAGCGCGTGGTGTTCCACGAGATCACGGAGGAGGCGGTCAAGGAAGCCTTCCGCCATCCGCGCGCCATTGACAAAAGGCTGGTGGACGCCCAGCAGGCCCGGCGTGTGCTGGACAGACTGGTCGGGTACAAGCTCAGCCCGTTGCTCTGGCACAAGATCAAGAAGGGACTCTCCGCGGGCCGCGTCCAGTCGGCTGCGCTGCGCATGGTCGTGGACCGTGAGCGCGAGATACAGAAGTTCGTCCGCGTCGAATACTGGACCATCGAGGCGCTGTTCGCCAAGCGCGACGGCGTCGCCGCGAAGCAGAGCTTCGCCGCCCAACTGCACAGTCGCGCCGGAGAAGAGAAGCGCATCCAGATACCAGACCAGCGCACGGCGGACCTCCTGAAGGCGGACATGGAAGGCGCCGCCTTTGCCGTCAAGCAGGTGCACAAGAAGGAAATCCAGCGGCGGCCGGCGGCGCCGTACACCACGAGCACCCTGCAGCAGGAGGCGTCCCGCAGGCTGGGATACTCCGCGCAGAGGACGATGGCCCTGGCCCAGCAGCTCTACGAGGGCCTGCCCATGGGCGGCGAAGGGCCGGTGGGACTCATCACCTACATGCGCACGGACTCCGTGCACGTGGCCGCATCGGCCAAGGAGGAGACGCGCCACTACATTCGCGAGAAGTTCGGCCAGGACTACCTGCCGCCCCACGCGCGCGTTTACACCGCCAAGTCCAAGCTGGCGCAAGAGGCCCACGAGGCCATCCGCCCCACCAGCGCCTTTCGGGAGCCCGCCAAGCTGCGCCACTTCCTGACGCGGGAGCAACTCGCCCTGTACGACCTCATCTGGAAGCGCATGGTGGCGAGCCAGATGGCCAACGCCCTCGTAGACCAGACGTCCGTGGACATTGACGCGGCGGGCCGCTCAGGCGCCCACTACATGCTCCGGGCGTCCGGCTCCAAGGTGCGCTTCCCCGGCTTCCTGACCCTCTACACGGAGAGCCGCGACGATGACGCGAAGGATGACGAGGGTAAGCAGCCCCTGCCCGAGCTGAAAGCCCACGATCCTCTGGACTGCAAGGGCATCACGCCGGAACAGCACTTCACCGAACCGCCGCCACGCTTCACGGAGGCCACTCTTATCAAGGCCCTGGAAGAGAACGGCATCGGGCGGCCCAGCACGTATGCCCCCATCATCGTTACGCTCACGGGACGGGAGTACGTCAAGAAGCTGGAGGGCCGTCTGCATCCCCAGGAGTTGGGCCTGATGGTCAGCGACCTGCTCACCACCAACTTCCCGGAGATCGTGGACCTTGGCTTTACTGCCCAGATGGAGGACGAGCTTGACGACGTCGCCCGCGGCAAGCGGAAGTGGGCATCGGTACTGCACGACTTCTACGGGCCTTTCGAGCAGGACCTGAAGAAGGCCCATGTGGATATCCCCGACGAGGCGCAGGGCCAGAAGTGCGAGAAGTGCGAACGGCCCATGATGGTCAAGGTGGGACGCTACGGACGCTTCCTCTCCTGCTCCGGCTATCCGGAGTGCAAGAACGCCCGGCCCATCCAAGGGACCGCCCCGGTGGCCGCGCCGGAGCCTACCGATGAGGTCTGCGAGAAGTGCAGCCGCCCGATGGTCATCAAGGCGGGACGCTACGGACGCTTCCTCTCCTGCTCCGGCTATCCGGAGTGCAAGAACGCCCGGCCCATCCAGGCCAAGACGGGCGCCAAATGCCCCAAGTGCGGCGGGGACATCCTGGAGCGGCGCGCCAAGCGGGCCAAGAAGACGAAGCGCGGAGGCTCAAACGTCTTCTACGGCTGCTCCAACTACCCAAAGTGCGACTTCACCCTCAGCCGTCGCCCGCTCACGCAGCCATGCCCCACGTGCGGTGGCCTGCTGGCGCCAAGCGGCCAGAAGGCGGCGCGCTGCACCAAGTGCGACTACAAGGGGCCTCTTCCCGCGGCGGAGCCGGAGCCCGTGACGACAGCGAGCTAG
- the dprA gene encoding DNA-processing protein DprA translates to MNTDLPYWIAFSRIPGIGRARYVLMEGGFRSLADAWRASAAELRACGMDERSVEAIVAVRPGISPDAEMERLARSDVKALTWHDAAYPARLKEIYDPPPVLYVRGELTSADEWAISVVGTRRATAYGREVAERLAGDLARNGITVVSGLARGIDHVAHRAALEAGGRTIAVQACGLDMVYPAEHLGLAQQIAGQGALISDYPLGTRPRPEFFPRRNRIMSGVSLGVLVVEAPEGSGALITTSLAMEQNREVFAVPGSVLTPSSKGPHRLIQDGAKLVTSVEDILEELNLQASTRPVQMEMRELLPANDDEAELLRILGAGPAHIDDIVRQARRPTASVSSVLAMMEIKGLVKQLGGMNYVRAREARAEYNVSGR, encoded by the coding sequence ATGAACACTGACCTCCCCTACTGGATCGCATTCAGCCGCATCCCCGGAATCGGGCGGGCGCGCTATGTCCTGATGGAGGGCGGCTTCCGCTCCCTGGCGGACGCTTGGCGGGCCAGCGCCGCGGAGCTGCGAGCCTGCGGCATGGACGAACGCTCCGTGGAGGCAATCGTCGCGGTGCGGCCAGGCATATCGCCGGACGCGGAGATGGAGCGCCTCGCCCGCTCGGACGTGAAGGCGCTCACCTGGCATGACGCGGCGTACCCGGCGCGCCTGAAAGAAATCTACGACCCGCCGCCTGTCCTCTACGTCCGCGGCGAGTTGACCTCCGCCGACGAATGGGCTATCTCGGTGGTGGGCACGCGGCGCGCTACGGCCTATGGCCGGGAGGTAGCCGAGCGACTGGCCGGCGACCTGGCCCGCAACGGCATCACCGTGGTCAGCGGCCTGGCGCGGGGCATTGACCACGTGGCCCACCGCGCGGCGCTGGAAGCAGGAGGAAGGACGATCGCCGTACAAGCCTGCGGACTAGACATGGTCTATCCCGCCGAGCACCTTGGCCTGGCCCAGCAGATCGCCGGACAGGGCGCCCTCATCAGCGACTATCCTCTGGGTACGAGGCCGCGCCCAGAGTTCTTCCCCCGGCGGAACCGCATCATGAGCGGCGTCAGCCTCGGCGTGCTGGTGGTGGAGGCGCCGGAGGGCAGCGGCGCGCTCATCACGACCAGCCTGGCCATGGAGCAAAACAGAGAGGTCTTCGCGGTGCCCGGCAGCGTGCTGACCCCTTCTAGCAAGGGGCCGCACCGGCTCATCCAGGATGGGGCCAAGCTCGTCACCAGCGTGGAGGACATCCTGGAGGAGTTGAACCTGCAAGCCTCGACACGCCCCGTCCAGATGGAGATGCGCGAGCTTCTGCCCGCCAACGACGACGAGGCGGAGTTGCTGCGCATCCTGGGGGCAGGCCCCGCGCACATTGACGACATCGTGCGCCAGGCACGGCGCCCGACGGCCTCGGTATCCAGCGTCCTGGCTATGATGGAGATCAAGGGGCTGGTCAAGCAGCTCGGCGGAATGAACTACGTGCGCGCCCGCGAGGCACGGGCCGAATACAACGTTTCCGGTCGCTGA
- a CDS encoding CaiB/BaiF CoA-transferase family protein translates to MLALEGIRIIDLSRLLPGPSGSMLLADLGADVIKVEEMEDRAGVGRDILTPPGLSPEREDQHSAYNPLGRNKKSIALNLKHDEGKAVFCRLVRTADVLIEGYRPGVTKRLGIDYDTLAKINPRLVYCSLSGYGQNGPYRDIPGHDPNYQGLAGMLSLPHDKEGTPIWVGVPTIDMASGLFVVIGVLTALEARHKTGRGQYVDVSMMDTAVHFITMFLSSHLRSGRTFQRPQDNLIILETNDHKYLVLMPSEKHFWENLCRAIGRPDFAPLTLRPADMTLRRKMYAEIREIIKTRTRDQWFELLRTADTCASPLLEIHEVADDPQIQHRKMVQELQHPRMGKVRQVGFPVKLSDTPASFRSFAPRLGEQTEAILAELGYSADEVRSFVTKGVVKVAPPLGQGKGSARKRKPR, encoded by the coding sequence ATGCTTGCGCTAGAAGGGATTCGCATCATTGACCTGTCCCGGCTTCTCCCCGGGCCGTCTGGCTCCATGCTCCTCGCGGACCTGGGCGCCGACGTCATCAAAGTAGAGGAGATGGAAGATCGGGCCGGGGTGGGACGGGACATCCTCACGCCGCCCGGCCTCTCGCCGGAGCGCGAGGACCAGCACTCCGCGTACAATCCCCTGGGTCGCAACAAGAAAAGCATCGCCCTCAACCTGAAGCATGATGAGGGCAAGGCCGTCTTCTGCCGACTTGTCCGCACCGCGGACGTCCTGATAGAGGGGTATAGGCCGGGGGTGACGAAGCGCCTGGGTATTGACTACGACACCCTTGCGAAGATCAACCCTCGCCTGGTCTACTGTTCTCTCTCCGGCTACGGCCAGAACGGGCCGTACCGGGACATACCCGGCCACGACCCCAACTACCAGGGCCTGGCCGGCATGTTGAGCCTGCCGCACGATAAAGAAGGCACGCCCATCTGGGTTGGCGTACCGACCATTGACATGGCGAGCGGCCTCTTCGTGGTCATCGGCGTCCTGACGGCGTTGGAGGCGCGGCACAAGACGGGGCGCGGCCAGTACGTGGACGTTTCCATGATGGACACCGCGGTCCACTTTATCACCATGTTCCTGTCCTCCCACCTCCGGAGCGGCAGGACATTCCAACGTCCGCAGGACAACCTTATCATCCTTGAAACAAATGACCACAAATACCTTGTCCTCATGCCCTCGGAGAAGCACTTCTGGGAAAACCTCTGCCGGGCCATCGGACGGCCCGACTTCGCGCCGCTCACGCTGCGGCCGGCGGATATGACGCTCCGGCGCAAGATGTACGCGGAGATCCGGGAGATCATCAAGACCAGGACGCGCGACCAGTGGTTTGAGCTGCTCCGCACGGCGGACACGTGCGCATCACCCCTGCTGGAAATCCACGAGGTGGCGGACGATCCCCAGATCCAGCACAGGAAGATGGTCCAGGAGCTTCAGCACCCCCGCATGGGCAAGGTGCGCCAGGTCGGTTTCCCCGTAAAGCTTTCGGACACGCCCGCGAGCTTTCGCAGCTTTGCGCCGAGGCTGGGAGAGCAGACGGAGGCGATACTCGCGGAGCTGGGCTACTCGGCGGACGAGGTGCGGTCGTTTGTGACGAAGGGTGTAGTGAAAGTGGCGCCGCCGCTGGGCCAGGGGAAGGGAAGCGCGCGCAAAAGGAAACCCAGGTAA
- a CDS encoding LLM class flavin-dependent oxidoreductase has product MPNVQFGFGVGVANPLYPVEQQIDNWAEMARVGRQAGFNSVAAPHHWLAHPVKWFQPMLVLSRLAADTAPMNLISGIVQLPLYNPVDMAEQVATLDVMSKGRFIFGVGLGYREQLFEAAGARRADRTGRLVESLEVMRQLWTGEEVTYHGKHFRVTRGRISMTPLQKPHPPIWIAAQSEPAVRRAGELGLAWYIPPQADFNDVKRLWTVYREALDKAGHPVPKDVPLLRYSCIAKDRQTAVQIAQGYMKDTFALYRPWGLEEKTTVRIHRSFEEEMDRALIGSPEECAEKLNRFIEEFGVNHIILSIARPNLKQEEALETLRLIGQRLIPHVNGKG; this is encoded by the coding sequence ATGCCAAACGTACAGTTCGGCTTTGGCGTGGGGGTAGCCAATCCCCTCTATCCTGTGGAGCAGCAAATCGACAACTGGGCGGAGATGGCCCGCGTGGGCCGGCAGGCCGGCTTCAACAGCGTGGCCGCGCCGCACCACTGGCTAGCGCATCCCGTGAAGTGGTTCCAGCCCATGCTCGTCCTCTCCCGGCTGGCTGCGGACACCGCCCCCATGAACCTCATCTCGGGCATCGTGCAGTTGCCACTCTACAATCCAGTGGACATGGCGGAGCAGGTCGCCACCCTGGACGTCATGTCCAAGGGCCGCTTCATCTTCGGCGTGGGCCTGGGCTACAGGGAGCAACTCTTCGAGGCGGCGGGCGCACGCCGGGCCGACCGCACAGGGCGCCTGGTGGAGTCCCTCGAGGTCATGCGCCAACTCTGGACCGGCGAGGAGGTCACTTACCACGGCAAGCACTTCAGGGTGACCAGGGGCCGCATCAGCATGACGCCCCTGCAAAAGCCGCACCCGCCCATCTGGATTGCGGCCCAGAGCGAGCCCGCCGTGCGGCGCGCCGGCGAGCTGGGACTTGCGTGGTATATCCCGCCCCAGGCGGACTTCAACGACGTGAAACGACTCTGGACGGTCTACCGGGAGGCGCTGGACAAGGCGGGGCATCCTGTCCCCAAGGATGTGCCCCTCCTCCGCTATTCCTGCATTGCAAAGGACAGACAGACGGCGGTCCAGATAGCCCAGGGCTACATGAAAGACACCTTCGCCCTCTACCGGCCGTGGGGCCTGGAGGAGAAGACCACCGTCCGCATCCACCGGTCATTCGAGGAGGAGATGGACCGGGCCTTGATTGGCTCACCGGAGGAGTGCGCGGAGAAGCTAAACCGCTTCATCGAGGAGTTCGGTGTGAACCACATCATACTGAGCATCGCGCGCCCCAACCTCAAACAGGAGGAGGCGCTGGAGACGCTGCGCCTCATCGGCCAGCGGCTCATCCCGCACGTGAATGGAAAGGGATAG
- a CDS encoding enoyl-CoA hydratase/isomerase family protein, protein MPYKHFLFEKKGHLATVTFNRPEKRNPLNAESSGELLDILTSFKDNADVHVVILTGTGAAFCAGADLSIFKGVTDPEERLRRFKAQGKFNARFTAGIYDTLESLEQIVIAAVNGFAVGGGWTIANSCDFRIAAEEAQFWVPEVDLGVPLGAPAASRLTKLVGPSLAKEMIMTCNHYTARQLQAIGLVHQVVPKDQLMTATAALAQKLLSKKWLALAQAKAIVHAAAGLRVAEGTAITPELLLAPKE, encoded by the coding sequence ATGCCTTACAAACATTTCCTCTTTGAGAAAAAGGGGCACCTGGCGACAGTCACGTTCAACCGCCCCGAGAAGCGCAACCCCTTGAACGCGGAATCCTCCGGTGAACTGCTGGACATTCTCACAAGTTTCAAGGACAACGCCGACGTCCACGTAGTCATCCTGACGGGGACGGGCGCAGCCTTCTGCGCGGGCGCGGACCTCTCCATCTTCAAGGGCGTCACCGATCCCGAGGAGCGCCTCAGGCGGTTTAAGGCCCAGGGCAAATTCAACGCCCGCTTCACCGCCGGCATTTACGACACGCTGGAGAGCTTGGAGCAAATCGTCATCGCCGCCGTCAATGGCTTCGCCGTGGGCGGCGGCTGGACCATCGCCAACTCGTGCGACTTCCGTATCGCCGCAGAGGAAGCGCAGTTCTGGGTCCCGGAGGTGGACCTGGGCGTACCGCTGGGAGCCCCTGCCGCGTCACGTCTCACAAAGCTCGTCGGGCCGTCCCTGGCAAAGGAAATGATTATGACCTGTAACCACTACACGGCCCGGCAGCTTCAAGCCATCGGCCTCGTGCACCAGGTGGTGCCCAAAGACCAGCTCATGACCGCGACCGCCGCACTTGCCCAGAAGCTCCTGTCCAAGAAGTGGCTGGCCCTGGCCCAGGCGAAGGCCATCGTCCACGCGGCGGCGGGCCTGCGCGTAGCCGAGGGAACAGCTATCACGCCAGAGCTGCTTCTCGCACCCAAGGAATAA
- a CDS encoding OsmC family protein produces MATVSVTSLAKYQILVRAAPHAWVSDEPAPEGDDMGPGPYELLLSALGSCTATTLLMYARRKGWPLEEVRVTLSHQRIHAQDCRDCEADESGRVDLITREIQVKGQLSQEQRDRLLSIATRCPVHKTLTHRPKVVDSLEALP; encoded by the coding sequence ATGGCCACGGTATCTGTCACCAGCCTGGCTAAGTACCAAATCCTGGTGCGTGCGGCGCCGCACGCCTGGGTCAGCGACGAGCCCGCGCCGGAGGGCGACGACATGGGCCCCGGCCCCTACGAGTTGCTCCTGTCCGCTCTGGGGTCATGCACGGCCACGACGCTCCTGATGTACGCGCGCAGGAAGGGCTGGCCGCTGGAGGAGGTGCGCGTCACTCTGAGCCACCAGCGGATCCACGCTCAGGACTGCCGCGACTGCGAGGCGGACGAGTCGGGCCGCGTGGACCTCATCACGCGGGAGATCCAGGTCAAAGGCCAGTTGAGCCAGGAGCAGCGGGACAGGCTCCTCTCCATCGCCACGCGGTGCCCCGTGCATAAGACGCTCACGCACAGGCCCAAGGTCGTGGACTCCCTCGAGGCGTTACCCTAG